The Desmonostoc muscorum LEGE 12446 genome includes a region encoding these proteins:
- the topA gene encoding type I DNA topoisomerase: MPKRLLVVESPGKVKKLSQILGSEWIVRASCGHIRELSDEGEDSLGFSMDGSRIKCNYIPRDQRAKETIQQLKAAVKQVDEVVIATDPDREGETIAWHIKEVLGLKEPKRVIYTEITASAVREAIAKPRKLDLNLVGAGQCRDCLDKLVGYKGSPLVWALNNGAKSVGRVQSATLHLICQREKEIQIFVPQDYWSVWVDYAEGFRAFYKGTANSDSETPEQKTETDDDAAVNTTQVPESKRVLSEAEANRLVEEARRHPHQVIKVEGKIVQRQPPPPFTTSTLQQAAGSKLRFSPDKTMQVAQKLYEAGLITYMRTDSVMLSPEFCASARQWLEQNDPQNVPQSLAKHRSAKLAQEAHEAIRPTDVFRPSAQLREELPGDDFNLYVMIWKRAIASQCRAAQLRKTQVITQSGNLLWLCHGQVVEFYGYARYWNNLSKDTVIPQLQQGQILTLKNAQHEKKQTQPPPRYSEPKLVQLMERKGIGRPSTYAPTVATLKKRDYVQLTKDHLQPTALGLEVDAFLQKALPDLLEAEFTAKMEDALDAIAVGKQGWQQYLSTWNQEYFAPALAKAKTVAVSPTSGNKASPGRERKYETSKTRCPECKNFLAKIPSSKVKKKYFLKCVSGCENIVLFWSDFNKTWEQPRNKVPKDESIPKPQAKLTSYSCPVCKKPLEEYSYIKEGQNKTMLRCSNPQSRQDKKHQEVAYFSTQKGWWSPKFGELN, from the coding sequence ATGCCCAAACGCCTCCTTGTGGTAGAATCTCCCGGAAAAGTCAAAAAACTCAGTCAAATCCTGGGTTCAGAATGGATTGTTCGTGCTAGCTGTGGCCATATCCGCGAACTCAGTGATGAAGGTGAAGACTCGTTGGGCTTTAGCATGGATGGCAGTCGGATCAAATGCAATTATATTCCCCGCGACCAACGAGCCAAGGAAACCATTCAGCAATTAAAAGCCGCAGTCAAACAGGTTGATGAAGTTGTCATTGCAACCGACCCAGACCGAGAGGGAGAAACAATCGCTTGGCATATCAAAGAAGTACTGGGATTAAAAGAACCAAAACGAGTAATTTATACAGAAATTACAGCATCAGCAGTTCGAGAAGCGATCGCCAAACCCAGAAAACTAGATTTAAACTTGGTAGGTGCGGGACAATGCCGCGATTGTCTCGATAAACTAGTCGGCTACAAGGGAAGTCCCCTGGTTTGGGCACTAAACAATGGAGCAAAAAGTGTCGGTCGAGTTCAAAGCGCCACATTACACTTGATTTGTCAGCGCGAAAAAGAAATTCAAATATTTGTACCCCAAGACTACTGGAGTGTTTGGGTAGATTACGCCGAAGGATTTCGGGCTTTCTACAAAGGAACGGCGAATTCTGACTCAGAAACACCAGAACAAAAAACTGAAACTGATGATGATGCCGCAGTAAATACTACGCAGGTACCAGAAAGCAAGCGTGTTCTATCTGAAGCAGAAGCAAATAGGTTAGTTGAAGAAGCACGTCGCCATCCTCATCAGGTGATAAAGGTTGAAGGGAAAATAGTTCAGCGTCAACCACCTCCTCCATTCACCACCTCCACCCTCCAACAAGCAGCCGGTTCCAAGCTGAGGTTTTCTCCAGACAAAACCATGCAAGTTGCCCAAAAGCTTTATGAGGCTGGGTTAATTACATATATGCGAACAGATTCGGTGATGTTAAGTCCCGAATTTTGTGCTAGTGCGCGTCAGTGGTTAGAGCAAAATGACCCGCAGAATGTACCCCAGTCCTTAGCCAAACATCGCAGTGCTAAATTGGCTCAGGAAGCACATGAAGCTATCCGCCCAACAGATGTCTTTCGTCCTTCAGCCCAGTTACGAGAAGAGCTGCCAGGTGATGATTTTAACCTGTATGTGATGATTTGGAAACGGGCGATCGCTTCTCAATGTCGTGCAGCCCAACTCCGGAAAACTCAAGTAATCACTCAATCTGGAAATCTGCTATGGCTTTGTCATGGACAGGTAGTTGAGTTTTACGGTTATGCCCGGTACTGGAATAATCTCAGTAAAGATACAGTTATACCGCAGTTGCAACAAGGACAGATACTCACCTTAAAAAATGCACAGCATGAGAAGAAACAGACACAACCCCCGCCTCGATACAGTGAACCGAAACTAGTGCAACTAATGGAACGCAAAGGTATCGGTCGCCCCAGTACCTACGCTCCCACCGTCGCCACCTTGAAGAAGCGGGATTATGTGCAGTTGACAAAGGATCATTTGCAACCAACGGCTTTGGGGTTAGAAGTTGACGCATTCTTACAGAAAGCCTTACCGGATTTACTAGAGGCAGAGTTTACAGCTAAGATGGAGGATGCTCTAGATGCGATCGCAGTTGGCAAACAAGGCTGGCAACAATATTTAAGCACTTGGAATCAAGAATACTTTGCCCCAGCTTTAGCCAAAGCCAAAACTGTAGCCGTGAGTCCTACATCTGGAAACAAAGCTTCACCAGGGCGAGAACGCAAATATGAAACTTCCAAAACTCGCTGCCCTGAATGCAAAAATTTTCTCGCTAAAATTCCCAGCAGCAAAGTCAAAAAGAAATACTTTCTCAAATGTGTTAGCGGTTGTGAAAACATCGTCCTTTTTTGGAGTGACTTTAATAAAACTTGGGAACAACCTCGAAACAAAGTACCCAAGGATGAAAGTATTCCAAAACCTCAAGCTAAGCTAACTTCATACTCTTGCCCAGTATGTAAAAAACCATTAGAAGAATATAGCTACATTAAGGAAGGACAAAACAAAACAATGTTACGGTGTTCTAACCCCCAATCACGTCAGGACAAGAAACATCAGGAAGTGGCTTATTTTTCTACACAAAAAGGCTGGTGGAGTCCTAAATTTGGTGAATTAAATTAA
- a CDS encoding calcium-binding protein yields MATFKGTNANDVLNGTASADIIYGYEGDDFLSGGAGNDLLDGGTGNDTLRGEGGNDTYIVDSIGDIVSEDDGFGGDAGGIDTVKSSITYYTLGSYVENLILTGTAAINGYGNALNNVITGNSGNNYISGKDGNDTLYGLQGDDILIGEAGNDKLYGGEDNDNLSGGEGDNSLYGELGNDLFNISDSSGKNLLDGGSGNDSFSAAYTTGNNTLKGGSGYDSLDISYSSGKNLLDGGSGTDSFYGGKSTGNNTFKGGTGNDSFYAFYSSGNNLFDGGSENDSFSADNTTGNNTLTGGTGDDYFDISYSSGKNLLDGGSGNDSFNAAYTTGNNTLKGGIGNDNFNVYSSFGNNLFDGGSENDSLSAQYSTGNNTLKGGIGGDHFNISSSSGKNFLDGGSDNDAFFASYTTGNNTLNGGNDDDSFYLEAPFAAPSSLVTQTVDGGTDDDYLSVDYSLASTAITSTFNPITKQGLITAGNNQVSYKNVERLYIHGTVYDDNIVGGNNNDELHGDDGNDFLIGGKGNDYLYGSGGTDTFGFNTYNQGVDYLQDFDASVEHIHVSSAGFGGGLVVGGLLASQFTIGSGATTNAQRFIYDNTIGQLFFDQDGSGDVFTQVQFAQLISGLSLTETNFVIVA; encoded by the coding sequence ATGGCAACTTTCAAGGGTACTAACGCTAATGATGTCCTCAACGGTACCGCGAGCGCTGACATCATCTATGGCTACGAAGGCGATGACTTCCTCAGTGGTGGAGCAGGTAACGACTTACTAGATGGTGGCACTGGTAACGATACGTTGAGAGGTGAAGGGGGTAACGATACTTACATCGTTGATAGCATTGGGGATATTGTCAGTGAAGATGATGGCTTTGGTGGCGATGCGGGTGGTATTGATACAGTTAAGTCTTCTATTACCTACTACACCTTGGGTAGCTATGTCGAAAACCTCATCTTAACCGGGACGGCAGCCATAAATGGCTATGGGAATGCACTAAATAATGTGATTACAGGCAATAGTGGCAATAATTACATCTCTGGGAAAGATGGTAATGACACCCTCTATGGTCTTCAGGGAGACGATATTCTCATTGGGGAAGCTGGAAACGACAAACTCTATGGTGGTGAGGATAATGACAACCTCTCCGGGGGAGAGGGAGATAATAGCTTATACGGCGAACTAGGTAACGATTTATTCAATATTTCTGATTCTTCTGGAAAAAACCTCTTAGATGGTGGCTCTGGGAATGATTCATTTAGTGCTGCCTACACCACTGGCAACAACACCCTTAAGGGAGGAAGTGGGTATGATTCTTTGGATATTTCTTATTCTTCTGGGAAAAATCTCTTAGACGGTGGTTCTGGAACTGATTCATTTTATGGTGGCAAAAGCACTGGCAACAACACCTTCAAGGGAGGAACTGGGAATGATTCTTTCTATGCTTTTTATTCTTCTGGGAATAACCTTTTTGACGGTGGCTCTGAGAATGATTCATTTAGTGCTGACAACACCACTGGCAATAACACCCTTACAGGAGGAACTGGGGATGATTATTTCGATATTTCTTATTCTTCTGGGAAAAACCTCTTAGACGGTGGCTCTGGGAATGATTCATTTAATGCTGCCTACACCACTGGCAACAACACCCTCAAGGGAGGAATTGGGAATGATAATTTCAATGTTTATTCTTCTTTTGGGAATAACCTTTTTGACGGCGGCTCTGAGAACGATTCACTTTCTGCTCAGTACAGCACTGGCAACAACACTCTCAAGGGAGGAATTGGGGGTGATCATTTCAATATTTCTTCTTCTTCTGGGAAAAACTTTTTAGACGGCGGCTCTGACAACGATGCATTTTTTGCTAGCTATACCACTGGCAACAATACCCTCAATGGAGGAAATGACGATGACTCCTTCTATTTGGAAGCCCCATTTGCTGCTCCCTCTTCCTTAGTGACTCAAACTGTAGATGGGGGTACAGATGACGATTATTTGTCCGTCGATTACTCCCTTGCTAGTACGGCAATCACCTCGACCTTTAATCCAATCACTAAACAAGGTTTGATTACGGCTGGTAACAATCAGGTTAGCTATAAGAATGTTGAACGATTATATATTCATGGCACAGTCTATGATGACAATATTGTGGGGGGTAATAACAACGATGAGCTACACGGGGATGATGGCAACGATTTCCTAATTGGAGGGAAAGGCAATGATTATTTGTATGGGTCTGGTGGCACTGATACCTTTGGCTTTAATACATACAATCAAGGCGTTGATTATCTTCAGGACTTCGACGCGAGTGTTGAGCATATTCACGTATCATCTGCTGGTTTTGGCGGTGGGTTAGTAGTAGGTGGACTTTTGGCTAGTCAGTTTACCATCGGTTCAGGCGCGACAACAAACGCTCAGCGATTTATCTACGACAACACTATAGGTCAACTATTCTTTGACCAAGATGGTAGCGGTGATGTCTTTACTCAAGTACAATTCGCGCAATTAATCAGTGGACTCTCACTAACTGAAACCAATTTCGTTATTGTTGCCTAA
- a CDS encoding Hsp20/alpha crystallin family protein, translated as MTVVRWNPWREIDTLQRQINNLFEETITPSGSVERNLVRVPAAELQETDDAIHLKLELPGMSAKDLDIQVTEDAVHISGERKSETKTEQKGTIKSEFYYGQFQRIIPLSARVQNTKVTAEYKDGILNLTLPKADKERNKVVKVNLEQPTA; from the coding sequence ATGACAGTAGTTCGTTGGAATCCCTGGAGAGAAATTGACACTCTACAACGTCAAATTAACAACTTGTTTGAAGAAACTATAACACCATCTGGCTCAGTTGAAAGAAACTTAGTTAGAGTTCCCGCTGCTGAACTACAAGAAACTGATGATGCTATTCATCTCAAACTAGAACTGCCAGGAATGTCAGCTAAAGACCTAGATATTCAAGTTACTGAAGATGCTGTTCACATTAGCGGTGAACGTAAATCTGAAACTAAAACTGAACAAAAAGGTACTATTAAGAGCGAATTTTACTATGGTCAATTTCAACGGATAATTCCTTTATCTGCTAGGGTTCAAAATACCAAAGTGACTGCCGAATACAAAGACGGTATTTTGAACCTAACACTGCCTAAAGCCGATAAAGAAAGGAACAAAGTTGTCAAAGTTAATTTGGAACAACCCACTGCTTAA
- a CDS encoding TauD/TfdA dioxygenase family protein, which produces MQYKTVQQHSILGKEVLQGCNLMQLTTEQVRELKTALWEHGVIVVRNQHLTASELKEFANQTFGQFSLNYPPKPLDPNIDANLQSSHVAILGNPQKNSQEIFGKFAWQWHHDKDLLPITEGMDMNALYVVMLYGVEIPPEGIDGQPHTTEFLSMIEAYNNLDPEHQQQLEQMSMYHLPPRKYPPGEDVPMKMHPIVSTHKVSGKKGLYLGSDTSIVVGMEDKLDLAKQFWQETFETVLERTPVYAHVWQPGDLVFWDNSQVMHTGVPYDASKYRRVALRVGVVDKT; this is translated from the coding sequence ATGCAATATAAAACAGTACAGCAACATTCTATCCTTGGCAAAGAAGTGCTACAAGGTTGTAATCTCATGCAACTGACAACCGAACAAGTACGTGAATTGAAAACCGCGCTTTGGGAGCATGGCGTGATTGTCGTTAGAAACCAACATCTAACTGCATCAGAATTGAAGGAATTTGCTAACCAAACTTTTGGTCAATTCAGCTTGAATTATCCACCCAAACCTCTAGACCCAAATATCGATGCAAATTTACAAAGTTCACATGTCGCTATTTTAGGAAATCCTCAAAAAAATAGCCAAGAAATTTTCGGCAAGTTTGCTTGGCAATGGCATCATGACAAAGATTTGCTTCCCATAACAGAAGGTATGGATATGAATGCTTTGTATGTAGTAATGCTTTATGGAGTCGAAATACCGCCAGAAGGAATCGATGGTCAACCCCACACAACAGAATTTCTCAGTATGATTGAAGCCTATAATAATCTCGATCCTGAGCATCAGCAACAGTTAGAACAAATGTCTATGTACCATTTGCCACCAAGAAAATATCCGCCAGGAGAGGATGTGCCAATGAAAATGCATCCCATTGTTTCCACCCATAAAGTATCTGGAAAGAAAGGATTATATCTTGGCTCAGATACATCAATTGTTGTTGGTATGGAGGATAAATTGGATTTAGCAAAACAGTTTTGGCAGGAAACATTTGAAACTGTTCTGGAACGCACACCAGTTTATGCTCATGTTTGGCAGCCAGGCGATCTTGTTTTTTGGGATAATTCACAAGTCATGCACACAGGTGTTCCCTACGATGCCAGCAAGTATAGGCGCGTTGCCTTGCGTGTAGGAGTGGTAGACAAGACCTAA
- a CDS encoding ABC transporter substrate-binding protein — translation MKNAIARQTTFLFLSSMLLIACGKTDVPNPNFPNKPATNTSNIIPIGIAFAQTSNVALLGQEGTDGVKLAEKYFNHKGGINGRPIKLVFQDTGGDEAGAINAFKSLINQDKVVGIVGPTLSQQAFGANPIAERNRVPVIGASNTAKGIPEIGDYVARVSSSVAVVAPYSVKAALQQNPQIKKVAVFYAQNDAFNKSETEIFQKTVKDLGLNLVTVQKFQTTDTDFQAQASDAINLKPDLVIISGLAVDGGNLVKQLRELGYKGLIIGGNGFNTSHIFSVCRALCEGVIVAQAYSPVYPSEINKAFRKAYVEQYQREPPQVSAQAFAAMQVYVEALQSLDKKSKVSNLTLAQLRTELNQELLKGTYQTPLGEIAFTPTGDVIQKEFYVAQLKMESNGVKGKFSFLNIK, via the coding sequence ATGAAAAATGCGATCGCTCGTCAAACTACATTCTTATTTCTATCCTCTATGCTACTCATAGCCTGTGGCAAAACTGACGTTCCTAATCCCAATTTTCCAAATAAACCAGCAACAAATACATCTAATATTATTCCCATAGGAATCGCTTTTGCCCAAACAAGCAATGTAGCATTACTCGGTCAAGAGGGAACTGATGGAGTAAAACTTGCCGAAAAATATTTTAATCACAAAGGAGGCATTAATGGCAGACCAATTAAGTTAGTATTTCAAGATACTGGTGGCGATGAAGCTGGAGCTATTAATGCTTTTAAAAGTTTAATTAATCAAGATAAAGTCGTTGGTATCGTTGGACCTACGCTATCACAACAAGCTTTTGGCGCCAACCCCATAGCAGAACGCAATCGAGTTCCCGTCATTGGAGCATCAAATACTGCTAAAGGCATTCCCGAAATCGGTGATTATGTTGCCCGCGTTTCTTCATCTGTGGCTGTGGTTGCTCCTTATTCTGTGAAAGCTGCACTGCAACAAAATCCTCAAATTAAAAAAGTAGCGGTATTTTACGCTCAAAATGATGCTTTCAATAAATCAGAAACGGAAATTTTTCAGAAGACAGTTAAAGATTTAGGATTGAATTTAGTCACAGTCCAAAAATTTCAAACTACAGATACAGATTTTCAAGCTCAAGCCAGTGACGCTATTAATTTAAAACCAGATTTAGTGATTATATCCGGGTTAGCTGTAGATGGAGGTAATTTAGTTAAACAACTACGAGAACTTGGTTATAAAGGATTAATTATTGGTGGGAATGGTTTTAACACATCGCATATATTTTCTGTGTGTAGAGCGCTTTGTGAAGGCGTGATTGTTGCTCAAGCTTATAGTCCTGTTTATCCTAGTGAAATTAATAAGGCATTTCGCAAAGCTTACGTTGAACAATATCAAAGAGAACCACCCCAAGTCAGCGCTCAAGCTTTTGCAGCGATGCAGGTGTATGTCGAAGCTCTCCAATCTTTGGATAAAAAAAGCAAAGTTAGTAACTTAACACTGGCACAATTGCGAACAGAATTGAATCAAGAGTTATTAAAAGGAACATATCAAACTCCTCTCGGTGAAATTGCTTTTACGCCAACGGGTGATGTGATTCAAAAAGAGTTTTATGTTGCACAATTGAAGATGGAATCAAACGGCGTTAAGGGAAAATTTTCATTCTTAAACATCAAATAA
- a CDS encoding rRNA large subunit pseudouridine synthase E, with product MPNHYRYIIFYKPYGVLSQFTKETPTHSTLKDYIDVPDVYPVGRLDWDSEGLLLLTNDGQLQHRLAHPRFAHQRTYWVQVERIPDAEAIKRLQTGVEIQDYRTQPAEVRLLPEEPQLPERNPPIRFRKNVATAWLEMTLTEGKNRQVRRMTAAVGFPTLRLVRVSIAHLQLNDLQPGQWRDLTASELKSLPNFSN from the coding sequence ATGCCTAATCACTATCGATATATTATTTTTTACAAACCCTATGGTGTTCTCAGCCAGTTTACAAAAGAGACTCCCACACATAGCACTCTCAAAGATTATATTGATGTGCCTGATGTCTATCCTGTGGGACGCTTAGATTGGGACAGTGAAGGTTTGCTTTTGTTAACCAACGATGGACAATTGCAACATCGCCTCGCCCATCCGCGTTTTGCTCATCAACGCACTTATTGGGTACAGGTAGAACGAATTCCTGATGCAGAGGCGATAAAAAGGTTGCAAACAGGTGTGGAAATTCAAGATTACCGCACTCAGCCAGCAGAAGTTAGACTGTTACCAGAAGAACCACAGCTACCGGAACGCAACCCGCCAATTAGATTTCGCAAAAATGTAGCAACAGCTTGGCTGGAAATGACTTTGACAGAGGGAAAAAACCGCCAAGTACGGCGCATGACTGCGGCTGTGGGGTTTCCAACTTTGCGATTGGTGAGGGTCAGCATTGCCCACTTACAATTAAATGACCTACAACCTGGTCAATGGCGCGACCTCACTGCATCTGAACTGAAATCTCTGCCTAATTTCAGTAATTGA
- a CDS encoding class I SAM-dependent methyltransferase — protein sequence MDKNEQQILDSWAVNAKPWTRVVGDQLLESRALVTDTAIVEAVVELEPRTFLDIGCGEGWLCRELFCRGFDGWGVDGIAELVESARCLGDIRFVVSSYSDLPSQKFGSINEFDCFICNFSLLGESAIGEIAQAGKSLLPDKGKIIVQTLHPLMACGDFPYSDGWRETSWQGIGLESFHPAPWYFRTIESWIREFHLKNYRLLKLIEPCHPKTKKPVSILFVFERQ from the coding sequence ATGGACAAAAACGAACAACAAATTCTCGATTCATGGGCAGTGAATGCCAAACCGTGGACGCGTGTAGTTGGTGACCAACTTCTTGAAAGCCGTGCTTTAGTCACAGACACAGCGATTGTAGAAGCCGTAGTTGAACTTGAACCGCGAACTTTTTTAGACATCGGGTGTGGGGAAGGTTGGTTATGCCGTGAACTGTTCTGTCGCGGGTTTGATGGCTGGGGAGTTGATGGCATTGCCGAGCTTGTTGAATCAGCGCGGTGCCTTGGCGATATCCGCTTTGTTGTGTCTTCCTACTCGGATCTTCCGTCGCAGAAATTTGGCAGCATTAACGAGTTTGACTGCTTCATCTGCAATTTTTCACTGCTTGGGGAAAGCGCTATTGGCGAGATAGCCCAGGCAGGTAAAAGTTTGTTACCGGATAAGGGAAAAATAATCGTTCAAACACTTCATCCTCTGATGGCTTGCGGTGATTTTCCATACTCTGATGGTTGGCGGGAGACTTCTTGGCAAGGAATCGGATTAGAGTCGTTTCATCCTGCTCCCTGGTACTTTAGAACAATTGAATCATGGATTCGTGAGTTTCATCTGAAAAATTATCGTTTGTTGAAATTAATCGAACCCTGTCACCCAAAGACTAAAAAACCAGTCTCAATTTTATTCGTCTTTGAACGACAATAG
- a CDS encoding RNA-binding S4 domain-containing protein, with the protein MIKLDQFLKLVGIAPSGGQAKLMIIDGNVKVNGTIETRRGRQLGLSDEVTVAGQTFKVGDVIE; encoded by the coding sequence ATGATTAAACTCGACCAGTTTTTAAAGTTGGTGGGTATAGCCCCAAGTGGAGGCCAAGCCAAACTGATGATTATTGATGGTAACGTTAAAGTCAATGGCACAATTGAAACCCGGCGAGGACGGCAATTAGGATTAAGCGACGAAGTAACAGTAGCAGGGCAAACTTTTAAGGTTGGCGATGTCATCGAATAA
- a CDS encoding peptidoglycan-binding domain-containing protein has product MAVYSPQAIRHILIGLGYLAPEIDPNPDPQFAPWKRNNNPLTDDVTEEAIKKFQKQYSQKLAVNGNADSQTREIMEDTIKGLQNRLKFHGFATNAEIPSNQPFYGPATYKAVRKFQKSLGLTENGIANVEQRQILQQPTLTPPKPQPETQLKLIDLYLQFKKNPQNPSYIAALNNLQKNLPKDILHKVTNKWRGTNDQNPEIVKLTNVFTYFDGNNLNQRDAFDYLQSQITPAIYKEFIALWNKK; this is encoded by the coding sequence ATGGCCGTTTATAGCCCTCAAGCCATCCGTCATATCTTAATCGGGCTGGGATATTTAGCTCCTGAGATTGATCCTAACCCCGATCCTCAATTTGCTCCTTGGAAACGGAATAACAACCCCTTGACAGACGATGTTACCGAGGAAGCTATTAAAAAGTTTCAAAAACAGTACTCACAAAAACTTGCAGTTAATGGTAACGCTGATTCCCAGACTAGAGAAATAATGGAAGATACAATCAAAGGGCTTCAGAATAGATTGAAGTTTCACGGTTTTGCAACCAATGCAGAAATTCCTTCAAATCAGCCTTTTTATGGGCCAGCCACTTATAAAGCTGTGAGAAAATTTCAGAAATCTCTAGGTTTAACTGAAAATGGTATTGCCAATGTTGAACAGCGTCAAATTCTACAGCAACCGACTCTGACACCCCCTAAGCCTCAGCCTGAGACTCAACTCAAGCTGATAGATTTGTATTTGCAATTCAAAAAGAATCCTCAAAATCCTTCTTATATTGCAGCACTAAATAACTTACAAAAAAATCTCCCCAAGGATATTTTACACAAAGTTACTAACAAATGGAGAGGGACAAACGATCAAAATCCTGAAATTGTGAAACTGACAAATGTATTCACTTATTTTGATGGCAACAATCTCAACCAGCGGGATGCATTCGATTACTTACAAAGTCAGATAACTCCAGCGATCTATAAAGAATTTATTGCTCTCTGGAATAAGAAGTAA